One segment of Nitrosopumilus sp. DNA contains the following:
- a CDS encoding redox-regulated ATPase YchF, producing the protein MQIGLLGKANVGKSTFFSAATETPVASGNFPFTTIEPNIGVAYVQSDCACKHFGIKHENPLCVNGTRFIPVKLIDVAGLVPGAHEGKGLGNQFLDDARQAEVLIHVVDIAGTTDIQGQPIPVGTHDPLEDVAFVQDEFDQWFADILKREWDKITREIDQKRAKLTDGIAKRFTGLGIKDYQVQEILQRQGLISKNPKDWQDEDIQRFVKELRKSTKPMIIAANKADLCKDFEVIKKIPEITIPCSAETELLLRKAAKAGIIHYSPGDEDFDIVQGKEIPPPQQKALELVKSVLTKISSTGIQKILNTAVFDSLKFIVVYPVEDETKLTNKDGEILPDTKLIPQDSTAKDLAGLIHADIAKGFLHAIDCKTKQRISGEQKLKNGDVIKIVSTLSRG; encoded by the coding sequence TTGCAAATTGGACTATTGGGTAAAGCAAATGTTGGAAAATCTACTTTTTTCTCAGCTGCAACTGAAACACCTGTAGCGTCAGGAAATTTTCCATTTACTACAATTGAACCAAACATTGGTGTGGCTTATGTTCAGTCTGATTGTGCTTGCAAACATTTTGGAATAAAACATGAAAATCCATTATGTGTTAATGGGACTAGATTTATTCCAGTCAAACTAATTGATGTTGCTGGATTAGTTCCTGGTGCACATGAAGGAAAAGGACTAGGAAATCAATTCCTTGATGACGCAAGACAAGCTGAAGTTTTGATACATGTTGTAGATATTGCAGGAACAACTGATATCCAAGGACAACCAATTCCAGTAGGAACCCATGATCCTCTAGAGGACGTTGCATTTGTTCAAGATGAATTTGATCAATGGTTTGCAGATATTTTAAAGCGAGAATGGGATAAGATTACAAGAGAAATTGATCAAAAGCGTGCAAAACTAACTGATGGAATTGCAAAGCGATTCACTGGATTAGGCATAAAGGACTATCAAGTACAAGAAATTTTACAAAGACAGGGTCTAATCTCAAAAAACCCAAAAGATTGGCAAGATGAAGACATTCAAAGATTTGTAAAGGAATTAAGAAAGAGTACTAAACCCATGATTATTGCAGCAAATAAAGCAGATTTATGTAAAGATTTTGAAGTAATTAAAAAAATTCCAGAAATCACAATTCCTTGTAGTGCTGAAACTGAACTCCTTTTACGTAAAGCAGCAAAAGCAGGAATCATACACTACTCACCAGGGGATGAAGATTTTGATATTGTTCAAGGAAAAGAAATTCCACCTCCTCAGCAAAAAGCACTTGAATTGGTAAAGTCTGTATTAACAAAAATTTCTTCTACTGGCATTCAAAAAATTCTAAATACTGCTGTATTTGATTCTCTTAAATTTATTGTAGTCTATCCTGTAGAGGATGAAACTAAACTAACAAACAAAGATGGAGAAATTTTACCTGACACCAAATTAATCCCACAAGATTCTACTGCAAAAGATTTGGCAGGTTTGATTCATGCTGATATTGCAAAGGGATTTTTGCATGCTATTGATTGTAAAACAAAACAACGAATCAGTGGAGAGCAAAAACTCAAAAATGGCGATGTTATCAAAATTGTATCTACATTAAGTAGGGGATAA
- a CDS encoding AAA family ATPase, producing MSIAITGNPGVGKHSISDKIAQKFNLNVIDINKIAKDSGLFEVNQNTNDVDTEKLKKVLKEKISKNSLIIGHLAPYVLEKNQVEKIIILRRNPYELLDVYKQRKYNDKKSKENTGSEILGIITHDTIREFQEKAFQIDTSEKSIQEVTEKAINVISGDTQTEEVDWLDLVTKNNDFKKFFDD from the coding sequence ATGTCAATTGCAATTACTGGAAATCCTGGAGTGGGAAAACATAGTATTTCAGATAAAATTGCTCAGAAATTCAATCTAAATGTAATTGACATCAACAAAATAGCAAAAGATTCAGGATTATTTGAAGTAAATCAAAATACTAATGATGTAGATACTGAAAAACTAAAAAAAGTCCTTAAAGAAAAAATATCTAAAAATAGCCTAATCATAGGACATTTAGCTCCATATGTTCTAGAAAAAAATCAAGTGGAAAAAATAATTATTCTGAGAAGAAATCCCTATGAACTTCTCGATGTGTATAAACAAAGAAAGTATAATGATAAAAAAAGTAAGGAAAACACGGGTAGTGAAATTTTAGGCATTATCACCCATGATACAATCAGAGAATTTCAAGAGAAAGCATTTCAAATAGATACGAGTGAAAAAAGCATTCAGGAGGTAACAGAAAAAGCCATCAATGTTATTTCAGGCGATACTCAAACGGAGGAAGTCGATTGGCTTGATTTAGTAACAAAAAATAATGATTTTAAAAAATTTTTTGATGATTGA
- the tgtA gene encoding tRNA guanosine(15) transglycosylase TgtA, which produces MFEISKTDLAGRIGTLYTNHGKIETPAYVPVIHPVKQTIPSKKIRDMGFDLVITNAYITKNNYGDDAIKKGIHKIIDFDGAIMTDSGGYQVLEYGDLKVLPPEMANFEKGILTDFAIPLDKPTGFGLPIKKAEAYVKHTLKVSKQTLDEKENNGQIWIGPIQGGEHFELVAKSTKSLVDIGFEMLALGSPVEFMESYEYRLLAQMIVAAKKNMPHSIPLHLFGAGHPLTIPFAVALGCDTFDSASYMLYAKQLRYITDDGTRYLSDISTFPCNCEVCSKYTPDELRQLESTDKINQLAIHNLYSIKLEVDRVKQAIHEGRLWEYVMKKARAHPKLFEMVEVMTKNYEFLSITTPKFKEKAIFLYGKEDQFRPEVQSYHNIVREFKSKKKRIIITSESSTKPAYLSHQYVGLKRKIKDFESFQVCQYNPVLGLIPIEISDIFPAAHHETARIDFDPKEFSVFENTWKNFFDKNKFEEIHYDRKDEFVKHFVKTLPKKIKKKSFV; this is translated from the coding sequence TTGTTTGAAATATCAAAGACAGATTTAGCTGGAAGGATAGGAACTCTTTACACTAACCATGGAAAGATTGAGACACCAGCTTATGTTCCTGTAATTCACCCAGTAAAACAAACCATCCCATCAAAGAAAATTCGAGATATGGGTTTTGATCTAGTAATTACCAATGCATACATTACAAAAAATAATTATGGAGATGATGCAATTAAAAAAGGAATTCACAAAATCATAGATTTTGACGGAGCAATCATGACAGATTCAGGTGGTTACCAGGTTTTAGAATATGGAGATCTAAAAGTTTTGCCACCAGAGATGGCAAATTTTGAGAAAGGGATTTTAACGGATTTTGCAATCCCACTTGACAAACCAACAGGATTTGGCTTACCAATTAAAAAAGCAGAAGCGTATGTAAAACACACTCTCAAAGTTTCAAAACAAACCCTTGATGAAAAAGAGAATAATGGTCAGATATGGATTGGTCCGATTCAGGGCGGAGAACATTTTGAACTAGTTGCAAAATCAACAAAGAGTCTAGTAGACATTGGATTTGAAATGTTAGCTTTGGGAAGTCCAGTTGAATTTATGGAATCATATGAGTATAGATTGTTGGCTCAGATGATAGTGGCTGCAAAAAAGAATATGCCTCATTCTATTCCATTGCATCTGTTTGGAGCAGGACATCCACTAACCATTCCTTTTGCCGTGGCTTTGGGTTGTGATACTTTTGATTCAGCATCATACATGCTTTATGCAAAGCAATTACGATACATAACTGATGATGGTACTCGTTATTTATCAGATATTTCCACTTTCCCATGCAATTGTGAAGTCTGCTCAAAATACACTCCAGATGAGTTACGTCAGCTTGAGTCAACTGATAAAATCAATCAGTTAGCGATTCATAATTTGTATTCAATAAAACTTGAAGTTGACAGGGTAAAACAGGCAATTCATGAGGGAAGATTATGGGAGTATGTAATGAAAAAGGCAAGGGCCCATCCCAAATTATTTGAAATGGTTGAAGTAATGACCAAAAATTATGAATTTCTAAGTATAACTACACCAAAATTTAAAGAAAAAGCAATTTTTCTTTATGGAAAAGAGGATCAATTCCGTCCAGAGGTTCAATCATATCACAATATTGTCAGAGAATTCAAATCAAAGAAAAAAAGAATAATCATTACCAGTGAGAGCAGCACAAAGCCAGCATATCTATCACATCAATACGTGGGATTAAAAAGAAAAATCAAAGATTTTGAGTCTTTCCAAGTTTGTCAATACAATCCAGTTTTAGGATTGATTCCAATAGAGATTTCAGATATTTTTCCTGCAGCACATCATGAGACTGCCAGAATTGATTTTGACCCAAAAGAATTCTCAGTATTTGAGAATACTTGGAAAAATTTCTTTGATAAAAACAAATTTGAAGAGATACATTATGACAGAAAAGATGAATTTGTAAAACATTTTGTAAAAACTCTACCAAAAAAAATTAAGAAAAAATCATTTGTATAA
- a CDS encoding ATP-binding protein, which yields MPIAILPDIDEQRCIGCALCVEICTTLGPDVLRVKPVEGWKRGKAFVFYPERCISDGACIGVCPTKSIFWMRPMNYTAGQPVPLHKNGIFIKGWAEDAAL from the coding sequence ATGCCAATAGCAATACTTCCAGACATTGATGAACAAAGATGTATCGGATGTGCACTATGTGTAGAAATCTGTACAACTCTTGGTCCAGATGTCCTTAGAGTAAAACCTGTTGAAGGCTGGAAGAGAGGTAAAGCATTTGTTTTCTATCCAGAAAGATGTATTTCTGATGGTGCATGCATAGGTGTATGCCCAACAAAGTCAATCTTTTGGATGAGACCAATGAATTACACCGCTGGACAACCAGTACCTCTTCACAAAAACGGTATCTTCATCAAAGGTTGGGCAGAAGACGCAGCACTATAA
- a CDS encoding MBL fold metallo-hydrolase — translation MNVKVLGAANEVGRSGFLVDCNGTNLLLDYGVLFGRRGTPPQYPVHVKPKDLDAIIITHAHLDHSGNVPSLFVSGNTDVYATPPTFDLSKLLIEDMLKIEKNSHPFDIPELNNMMKNAKEIGFKEKITKGNATFELRESGHVIGGSTVLVESEKKRLFYTGDIKTNGSRMLREMDLDIGEIDLLITESTYAMTEQRPRKETERELIEFANEVMDRKGTLFIPSFSVERSQEIACILKSANFKHKIIMDGMALKVNEIMFRHPDYLRDPKVFSEAIKSAVSIREHNERKHAMEEPCVVISPAGMLVGGNAVYYLQQLSFDDKNGIALVSYQGEGTPGRKLLETGKVSSRGKDIHVTAEVKQFDFSGHADRNELFDMIKQIKGNPKVCTVHGDTESCELFAKEINEKFGLETIAPKVNDVISV, via the coding sequence TTGAATGTTAAAGTTTTAGGAGCTGCAAATGAAGTTGGCAGATCTGGTTTTTTAGTTGATTGCAATGGAACTAACCTGTTACTTGATTATGGAGTATTATTTGGAAGAAGAGGAACACCACCCCAATATCCTGTTCATGTAAAACCAAAGGATTTGGATGCAATAATTATCACACATGCACATCTTGATCATTCAGGAAATGTACCATCACTTTTTGTAAGTGGAAATACTGATGTCTATGCAACTCCACCAACCTTTGATTTATCAAAATTATTAATTGAAGACATGCTAAAAATTGAAAAAAATTCACACCCATTTGATATTCCTGAACTAAATAATATGATGAAAAATGCCAAAGAAATTGGTTTTAAAGAAAAAATTACCAAAGGAAATGCAACTTTTGAATTAAGAGAGTCAGGACATGTGATTGGTGGAAGTACAGTATTAGTGGAATCTGAAAAAAAGCGTCTATTCTATACAGGTGATATAAAGACAAATGGTTCACGAATGCTTCGAGAGATGGATTTGGATATTGGTGAGATTGACTTGCTAATTACTGAGAGTACTTATGCAATGACTGAGCAAAGACCTAGAAAAGAAACTGAAAGGGAATTAATTGAATTTGCAAATGAGGTAATGGATAGAAAAGGAACACTGTTTATTCCATCTTTTTCAGTTGAACGCTCTCAAGAAATTGCATGTATTTTAAAGAGTGCTAACTTTAAACATAAAATCATCATGGATGGAATGGCATTAAAAGTAAACGAGATAATGTTTAGACATCCAGATTATTTACGAGATCCTAAAGTTTTCTCAGAAGCAATCAAAAGTGCTGTATCAATCAGAGAACATAATGAAAGGAAACATGCAATGGAAGAGCCATGTGTTGTAATTTCACCTGCAGGAATGTTAGTGGGAGGAAATGCAGTGTATTATTTACAACAACTTTCATTTGATGATAAAAACGGAATTGCTCTTGTCTCGTACCAAGGAGAAGGAACTCCTGGAAGAAAATTACTTGAAACTGGAAAAGTTTCCTCACGGGGTAAAGATATTCATGTTACTGCTGAAGTAAAACAATTTGATTTTTCTGGGCATGCCGATAGAAATGAATTATTTGATATGATCAAACAGATAAAGGGAAATCCTAAAGTGTGTACTGTTCATGGAGACACTGAATCATGTGAATTATTTGCAAAGGAAATTAATGAGAAATTTGGGTTAGAGACTATCGCTCCGAAAGTCAATGATGTAATTTCAGTATAA
- a CDS encoding DNA glycosylase, with product MQKKYTINVDISINSGQVFLWRKYQDYWYGVNGQNVLRIDNLGKIKSYQNKSIDFFRNKDNTDQIIKSISKDKVTKNSVKKYFGLRLMDQDPFQCLISFIVSSNSNIPKIKQSLECICARFGDKIKFDNKEFFLFPTPEKLSQASIFEIKKCGVGYRAKFIKEAAKVVVLKKIDFEELRKTNYSEAKKHICKIPGVGNKVADCVLLFSLNKLESFPLDRWMIKILEKYYLDEFKIMTKTITEKQYEILHEKIVKHFGPYAGFAQQFLFKMERENYKKKWL from the coding sequence ATGCAAAAAAAGTATACAATAAATGTAGATATTTCAATTAATAGTGGCCAAGTTTTTCTTTGGAGAAAATATCAGGATTATTGGTATGGGGTAAATGGACAAAATGTTCTAAGGATTGATAATTTAGGTAAAATCAAATCATATCAAAATAAATCCATTGATTTTTTTAGAAATAAAGACAACACAGACCAAATAATAAAATCAATTTCAAAAGACAAGGTAACAAAAAATTCCGTAAAAAAATATTTTGGTTTAAGATTAATGGATCAAGATCCTTTCCAATGTTTGATTTCATTTATTGTGTCTTCAAATTCAAATATTCCAAAAATTAAACAAAGCTTAGAATGTATTTGTGCAAGATTTGGAGATAAGATAAAATTTGACAATAAGGAATTTTTTTTATTTCCAACACCCGAAAAATTATCTCAAGCGTCAATTTTTGAAATTAAAAAATGCGGAGTTGGATATCGTGCAAAATTTATCAAAGAAGCTGCAAAAGTAGTTGTTTTAAAAAAAATAGATTTTGAGGAGTTAAGAAAAACAAACTATTCTGAGGCTAAAAAACATATTTGTAAAATTCCAGGTGTTGGAAATAAAGTGGCTGATTGCGTATTATTATTCTCATTAAATAAACTGGAATCTTTTCCATTAGATAGATGGATGATTAAAATTTTAGAGAAATATTATTTGGATGAATTTAAAATAATGACAAAAACCATTACAGAAAAACAATATGAAATATTACATGAAAAAATTGTAAAACATTTTGGCCCCTATGCAGGATTTGCGCAACAATTTCTCTTCAAAATGGAAAGAGAAAATTACAAAAAAAAGTGGCTGTAA
- a CDS encoding plastocyanin/azurin family copper-binding protein, which translates to MSAPTSSHAYGIGVIALIIGMSATVVFYTSFYLPESLAKPSVDEHILHPEKDLIIQIVPGAVIEGNENYVPNKAEVLLTINNRVIWENMDDTAHTVTPDHRHADAYSGDFGSSGVLKPGDTYEFLFTEPQEVHYHCQPHPWMTGSLIVEKSRF; encoded by the coding sequence ATGAGTGCGCCTACATCCAGTCACGCATACGGTATTGGGGTAATTGCACTAATCATTGGCATGTCAGCTACTGTAGTTTTTTACACTTCATTTTATCTTCCAGAATCCCTTGCAAAACCTTCAGTTGATGAACATATTTTACATCCAGAAAAAGATTTGATAATTCAAATAGTTCCAGGTGCCGTAATCGAGGGAAATGAAAACTATGTTCCAAATAAGGCCGAAGTTTTATTGACAATTAATAATAGAGTGATATGGGAAAACATGGATGATACTGCACATACTGTAACTCCTGATCACAGACATGCCGATGCTTATAGTGGTGACTTTGGGTCTTCTGGTGTTCTCAAACCTGGCGATACATATGAATTTCTATTTACAGAACCACAAGAAGTTCATTACCACTGTCAACCACATCCATGGATGACTGGTTCTTTAATTGTAGAAAAGAGTAGATTCTAG
- a CDS encoding cytochrome b N-terminal domain-containing protein, whose amino-acid sequence MAVSLKRRTGAVGFFYWLWDGIDRTIFTGIKFSFPARFVSPFGFLGMLTFIVFIILGVSGALLMFYYQPILDRAWDSVQFINDEVPFGFHIRNIHYHGSNAMVLLAVLHMYYQYFSGRYKIRNEVLWMTGVILGVVTILEAFTGYDVIFSERAELAISIAASLTTSIPVAGPTIRDAALGSGFSDFVLRFYAQHVFLLPIVMLGLMAVHFPRFLVFDVPMVMAIGGAILITGGVFPIDMGFKFEPTVPPGVTVPEWYLTGIYAFMRTQYDKFVTGLLWPLLFIISFVLIPFIDRYKKFSWRDRPIITAFGITSLAQIMVTTYWGFYISPDISVPLVERLVIDPIFFYSTMILMVPLGFGFTYMMIKLANEAERKSKLAKSTGPKKVATINLSEKWINWVLVALLAFQVFLNIAAYNAALTGMKNVSLFFIGIILLVFAAFFHVYRYAMSQQKNAPPPPPVPVQDEKPKLAEPAASSELSKLPEGKSDSETKPELKELAPEVSVSKTQADLGVGTNTNPNLGSNDIQKP is encoded by the coding sequence ATGGCCGTTTCGCTTAAACGTAGAACAGGAGCTGTAGGCTTCTTCTACTGGTTATGGGATGGAATTGATAGGACAATTTTTACTGGAATCAAGTTTTCATTTCCCGCTCGATTTGTAAGTCCATTTGGTTTCTTGGGAATGCTTACTTTTATTGTATTTATTATTCTAGGTGTTTCTGGAGCTCTTCTCATGTTTTACTATCAACCAATATTAGATAGGGCATGGGATAGTGTTCAATTCATCAACGATGAGGTTCCATTTGGTTTTCACATTAGAAACATTCACTATCATGGTTCTAATGCAATGGTGCTTTTAGCTGTTCTTCATATGTACTATCAATACTTTAGTGGACGATACAAAATAAGAAACGAAGTATTGTGGATGACTGGTGTCATTCTTGGAGTAGTAACAATTCTTGAAGCATTTACAGGATATGATGTAATTTTTAGTGAAAGAGCAGAACTAGCAATCAGTATTGCAGCGTCATTAACCACTTCAATACCTGTTGCAGGACCGACGATTCGTGATGCAGCACTTGGAAGTGGGTTCTCGGATTTTGTATTGAGATTTTATGCACAACATGTGTTCTTACTACCAATTGTAATGCTAGGATTAATGGCAGTTCACTTCCCAAGATTCCTAGTATTTGATGTTCCAATGGTAATGGCAATTGGCGGTGCAATTCTGATCACTGGCGGTGTCTTCCCTATTGATATGGGCTTCAAGTTTGAGCCTACCGTACCGCCTGGTGTTACTGTTCCCGAATGGTATCTGACAGGAATTTATGCATTCATGAGAACTCAATACGATAAATTTGTCACAGGATTACTGTGGCCATTGCTGTTTATCATATCATTTGTATTAATTCCATTCATAGACAGATACAAGAAATTCTCTTGGAGAGATAGACCAATTATTACTGCATTTGGAATTACTAGCCTTGCACAAATTATGGTAACCACATACTGGGGATTCTATATATCGCCAGATATTTCAGTCCCACTAGTAGAGCGTTTGGTAATTGATCCAATATTCTTCTATTCTACTATGATCTTGATGGTTCCATTAGGATTTGGATTTACCTATATGATGATTAAACTTGCAAACGAAGCTGAAAGAAAGTCAAAGCTTGCAAAAAGTACAGGCCCAAAAAAGGTTGCAACAATTAATCTTTCAGAAAAATGGATAAACTGGGTACTAGTTGCATTATTGGCATTCCAAGTCTTCCTAAACATTGCAGCTTACAATGCAGCATTAACTGGAATGAAAAATGTGTCTTTGTTCTTCATTGGAATTATTCTGCTAGTGTTTGCTGCATTCTTCCATGTCTACAGATATGCAATGAGTCAACAAAAGAATGCACCCCCACCCCCACCAGTACCAGTCCAAGATGAAAAACCAAAACTTGCCGAACCAGCTGCATCTTCTGAACTAAGCAAATTACCCGAAGGAAAATCTGACTCTGAAACAAAACCGGAACTTAAAGAATTAGCTCCAGAAGTTTCAGTATCAAAGACACAAGCAGATCTAGGAGTTGGTACAAATACTAATCCAAATCTTGGTTCTAATGATATTCAAAAACCATGA
- a CDS encoding twin-arginine translocation signal domain-containing protein produces MSELGTKKSGGLSRRDFLKLIGAAGTGLAFAPFVPFGNFMPNPNQASLEKVPVILPDGTQANINTYPVNHAEVITYPSTGDAALDAEAFRKWQFIRLPEELGGAKKDTSALRAYSMICLHLWCLWKYWPDEGRKRGECPCHGSMYDPVTGTAFIGPASVQAAPSNTLAKLTLEIDSDGFVFIMPPKFDAHENGVIGYGRFA; encoded by the coding sequence ATGTCAGAGCTGGGGACAAAAAAGTCTGGCGGATTATCGCGTAGAGACTTTCTAAAATTAATCGGTGCTGCAGGTACTGGCTTAGCTTTTGCACCATTTGTCCCATTTGGCAATTTCATGCCAAATCCAAACCAGGCTTCATTAGAAAAAGTTCCTGTAATTTTACCCGATGGCACTCAGGCAAATATCAATACTTATCCAGTTAATCATGCTGAAGTAATTACATACCCTTCAACTGGCGATGCTGCACTTGATGCAGAAGCATTCCGTAAATGGCAATTCATTAGACTCCCAGAAGAATTGGGTGGTGCAAAAAAAGATACAAGTGCTTTACGAGCTTATAGTATGATTTGTTTACATCTTTGGTGTCTTTGGAAATATTGGCCTGATGAAGGAAGAAAGAGAGGAGAGTGTCCTTGTCATGGAAGTATGTATGATCCTGTTACTGGAACAGCTTTTATTGGACCTGCCTCAGTACAAGCTGCACCATCAAATACTTTAGCTAAGCTTACTTTGGAGATTGATTCAGATGGATTTGTTTTTATCATGCCACCAAAGTTTGATGCACATGAAAATGGAGTAATAGGATATGGCCGTTTCGCTTAA